One window of Mauremys mutica isolate MM-2020 ecotype Southern chromosome 6, ASM2049712v1, whole genome shotgun sequence genomic DNA carries:
- the LOC123372265 gene encoding olfactory receptor 52E2-like, with translation MAAFNLTHSDSSIFILVGIPGLEAAHIWMSIPFFTFYVISLLGNFTVLFVVGKEQTLHKPMYLLLCMLALTDIGMATSVVPKALCIFWFHLKGITMDGCLTQMFFLHAISVMHSAVLVTMAFDRYIAICNPLRYTTILTNARIAKLGLVGLTRAVLFVLPEPLFLSREPFCANRIIPHTYCTHMTVAKMSCGDSTVNRMYSSVTAFVFIGLDLTLIALSYGLIIRAILRISSKKAHLKTLNTCTAHICVMLISYTPSLFSILTQRFGQGIDLLVHIILANIYFFISPMLNPIIYGVKTKELRDKVGKYTRRT, from the coding sequence ATGGCAGCTTTCAACCTCACCCACTCTGACTCTTCAATATTCATCCTAGTGGGGATCCCGGGCCTGGAAGCTGCCCACATCTGGATGTCCATCCCTTTCTTTACATTCTACGTTATCAGCCTGCTGGGAAATTTCACAGTTCTATTTGTTGTAGGcaaagagcagaccctgcacaagccgatgtacctgctgctctgcatgctggcgcTCACAGACATTGGCATGGCTACCTCTGTAGTGCCtaaggcactgtgtatattttggttccATTTGAAAGGAATTACTATGGATGGCTgtctcacccagatgttcttccttcacGCGATTTCTGTTATGCACTCAGCTGTTCTTGTGACAATGGCCTTTGATCGCTACattgccatatgtaaccctctgagatacaCCACCATCCTCACCAATGCACGAATAGCTAAGCTAGGGCTTGTGGGTTTGACAAGAGCTGTACTCTTCGTTCTGCCCGAACCCCTGTTCTTGAGCAGGGagccattctgtgccaaccgcattatccccCACACGTACTGCACACACATGACTGTGGCAAAGATGTCGTGTGGGGACAGCACAGTCAACAGGATGTACAGCTCAGTGACAGCGTTTGTATTCATCGGGTTAGATCTGACACTCATTGCCTTATCCTATGGCCTGATCATCAGGGCCATtctcagaatctcctccaagaaAGCTCACCTGAAAAccctcaacacctgcacagcccacatctgtgtgatgctGATTTCTTATACTCCCTCCCTCTTCTCCATTCTGACACAGCGGTTTGGTCAGGGCATTGACCTCCTTGTTCACATCATCTTGGCCAACATCTATTTCTTCATCTcccccatgctcaaccctatcatttatggggtcaaaaccaaagagcttcgtgacaaaGTGGGCAAATACACCCGCAGAACATGA